A genome region from Micromonospora peucetia includes the following:
- a CDS encoding aldo/keto reductase gives MHPYQTVVGSYTLGDLTVNRIGFGAKRLGKDRAQATELLRRAVEWGVNHIDTAAFYPTYASPSHKEHDFSALEWANEVIRQALSPYPADLVIATKVGPTTTSGLARPDQLRGQVEANLRALGRDHLDVVYLRQYGLDSIVEHYGALAELRQAGMIRHLGISNVRPPHLAQAGTIAPVVAVQNRYGIDFGRVNDELLSTCRAQNIAFVPFFALTGTGRERGGVIENDAVNTFARAHGVSPAQVRIAWTLSRGPHILAIPGTSGTRHLAENLRAGDLLQLPGIAALGAGNHS, from the coding sequence ATGCATCCATATCAGACAGTCGTCGGTAGCTACACTCTTGGAGATCTGACCGTCAACCGGATCGGATTCGGCGCTAAACGCCTGGGAAAGGATCGGGCGCAGGCGACTGAATTGCTGCGCCGCGCCGTGGAATGGGGCGTCAATCACATCGACACCGCCGCATTCTATCCCACCTACGCCAGCCCCAGTCACAAGGAGCACGACTTCTCTGCCCTCGAGTGGGCAAATGAGGTGATCCGGCAGGCGCTGTCGCCGTATCCAGCAGACTTGGTCATCGCCACGAAGGTCGGCCCCACAACTACCAGCGGGCTCGCTCGGCCGGATCAGCTGCGCGGCCAGGTCGAGGCCAATCTGCGAGCGCTCGGCCGTGATCACCTCGATGTGGTCTATCTGCGTCAGTACGGGCTCGACTCAATCGTGGAGCACTACGGAGCCCTGGCGGAACTGCGTCAAGCCGGCATGATCCGGCATCTGGGCATCTCCAACGTCCGGCCTCCCCACCTCGCTCAAGCTGGAACGATCGCACCGGTTGTCGCTGTGCAGAATCGGTACGGCATTGATTTCGGAAGGGTCAACGACGAACTGCTCAGCACCTGCCGCGCCCAGAACATCGCGTTCGTGCCGTTCTTCGCGCTGACGGGCACTGGCCGCGAGAGAGGTGGGGTGATCGAAAACGACGCCGTGAACACCTTCGCCCGCGCCCATGGCGTTTCACCCGCGCAAGTGCGAATCGCTTGGACCTTGAGCCGCGGGCCTCATATACTCGCCATCCCCGGCACCAGCGGCACCCGCCATCTGGCCGAGAACCTGCGCGCTGGAGATCTGCTACAGCTGCCGGGGATCGCGGCACTAGGCGCCGGAAATCACTCCTAG
- a CDS encoding leucine-rich repeat domain-containing protein has protein sequence MDANEITPHLFPNRFADAVGPSAGGPARDRCRCVGHSVATRPSNVVFHADRQDTEAAGWRHLLALIDEAAADGRTVFKPFVELSASERRQIVTLPATIAKLTAVKHLVLYGTNLVRIPAEIGAMTSLEVFEPYTSHRLHWYPYELTRCTKLADSTVSTRVLYGNFKFRPPFPRLRAVTRAAESDFAALDPGVWGCDAVRTCSVCDGPVDDELHQVWISGLVATDVLPLLVNACSAACVAALPQPHPGYLPTPHTGGPDIVQPATWR, from the coding sequence GTGGACGCGAACGAAATCACGCCGCATCTGTTTCCCAATCGCTTTGCGGATGCGGTCGGACCCAGTGCAGGCGGTCCTGCCCGCGACCGTTGCCGCTGTGTCGGCCACTCGGTCGCGACCCGGCCGAGTAACGTCGTCTTCCACGCGGACCGTCAGGACACCGAGGCGGCGGGTTGGCGGCATCTGCTAGCGCTGATCGATGAGGCCGCAGCGGATGGGCGGACGGTGTTCAAGCCGTTCGTGGAGCTGAGTGCTTCCGAGCGACGGCAAATCGTCACGCTACCGGCGACGATCGCGAAGCTGACCGCCGTCAAACACCTGGTGCTCTACGGCACGAATCTGGTTCGTATCCCGGCCGAGATCGGGGCAATGACCAGCCTTGAGGTCTTCGAGCCGTACACCTCCCACCGGCTGCATTGGTACCCGTACGAGCTGACCAGATGCACGAAGCTAGCCGACAGTACGGTGAGCACGCGCGTCCTCTACGGCAACTTCAAGTTCCGTCCGCCGTTTCCGAGGCTGCGGGCGGTGACCCGTGCGGCAGAGTCGGACTTCGCCGCACTGGACCCGGGCGTGTGGGGCTGCGACGCGGTGCGAACCTGCAGCGTGTGCGATGGGCCGGTTGACGATGAGCTTCACCAGGTCTGGATCTCTGGCCTGGTCGCCACCGACGTGCTGCCGTTGCTAGTGAACGCATGTTCCGCAGCCTGCGTGGCGGCACTGCCGCAACCGCACCCCGGCTACCTCCCGACGCCGCACACCGGCGGCCCGGACATCGTTCAGCCAGCCACCTGGCGATGA
- a CDS encoding tryptophan--tRNA ligase encodes MGSTVRKVSLTGIKPTGEPHLGNYAGAILPALGLADSYESMYFIADHHALTTVRDPALLRHYTRSVAATWLAAGLDPDRTTFYRQSDIPEIFELAWVLSCVTAKGLMNRAHAYKAARDRNREAGKEDLDAGVNMGLFNYPVLMAVDILVVEADVVPVGRDQLQHVEYAADIAGSFNSIYGDRYKLKIPKPVVPEEGTAHTLPGTDGRKMSKSYGNTIPLFAPEPALKKVIRRVTTDSVPVEAPKEPDSSAVFTLLERFGDPAVVAETRARLIAGGMGWGEVKAQLTEALNDRFAPMRDRYEALVASGSELDDLLAHGADKARKQTRPVLERVRDAIGIS; translated from the coding sequence GTGGGTTCTACAGTGCGTAAGGTCTCGCTGACGGGCATCAAGCCGACGGGCGAGCCGCACCTGGGCAACTATGCCGGTGCGATCCTGCCTGCGCTCGGCCTGGCGGACAGCTACGAGTCGATGTACTTCATCGCTGACCACCATGCGCTCACGACGGTCCGTGATCCCGCCCTGCTGCGGCACTACACCCGGTCTGTCGCGGCGACCTGGCTGGCCGCAGGCTTGGACCCGGACCGGACCACCTTCTACCGTCAGTCGGACATCCCGGAGATCTTCGAGCTGGCGTGGGTGCTGTCCTGCGTGACCGCCAAAGGGCTGATGAACCGGGCGCACGCCTACAAGGCGGCGCGTGACCGCAACCGCGAGGCCGGTAAGGAAGACCTCGACGCGGGCGTGAACATGGGGCTGTTCAACTACCCGGTGCTCATGGCCGTCGACATCCTGGTCGTGGAGGCTGACGTGGTGCCAGTCGGCCGCGACCAGCTCCAGCACGTCGAGTATGCCGCCGACATCGCGGGCTCGTTCAACAGCATTTACGGCGACCGGTACAAGCTGAAGATCCCGAAGCCCGTCGTGCCCGAGGAAGGAACGGCGCACACGCTGCCCGGCACTGACGGCCGGAAGATGAGCAAGTCGTACGGCAACACGATTCCGCTGTTCGCCCCGGAGCCGGCTTTGAAGAAGGTGATCCGACGGGTCACAACGGACAGCGTCCCGGTAGAGGCCCCCAAGGAGCCGGACTCGTCTGCCGTGTTCACGCTCTTGGAGCGGTTCGGTGATCCTGCCGTGGTCGCCGAGACGAGGGCTCGGCTGATCGCGGGTGGGATGGGCTGGGGAGAGGTCAAGGCGCAGCTGACCGAGGCGTTGAACGACCGGTTCGCGCCGATGCGCGACCGGTACGAGGCGCTCGTGGCTTCGGGCAGCGAACTCGACGACCTGCTGGCTCACGGCGCGGACAAGGCGCGCAAGCAGACCCGGCCGGTGCTTGAGCGGGTCCGCGATGCCATCGGGATCAGCTGA
- a CDS encoding LysR family transcriptional regulator, which produces MSQLPDLLSLRLLVSVAELGSVGQAARAMGMAQPSATKRLAALERQVRLPLLTRTPRGSMLTDDGKVVVTWSLRLLAAADEFQSSLTAMRQARAAQLRIAASMTVAEALLPRWLHSLGQREPDVRVGLTVVNSAEVARMLVSDESVDIGFVEGPTVPDGLDHRIVGHDHLVVVVAPQHLWARLNRPLRPTELAHTRLVVREAGSGTRETLELALRDLDPLPPHLALGSNAAVKGAAMTGTAPAVLSRYAVEMELTSGQLVTVPVDDLPLSRTLRAVWPSGRRLTGSATALLQAIDASLLTPAPAKPRRG; this is translated from the coding sequence ATGAGCCAACTTCCTGATCTGCTGTCGCTCCGACTCCTGGTCTCGGTGGCAGAGCTGGGCAGCGTCGGCCAGGCCGCCCGTGCGATGGGAATGGCCCAGCCGTCGGCCACCAAGCGGCTCGCTGCCCTGGAGCGCCAGGTCCGACTTCCGTTGCTCACCCGGACACCGCGTGGGTCGATGCTCACCGACGACGGCAAGGTCGTGGTGACCTGGTCGCTACGGCTGCTGGCGGCCGCCGACGAGTTCCAGAGCAGCCTCACCGCGATGCGGCAGGCGCGGGCGGCCCAGCTTCGCATCGCTGCCAGCATGACTGTCGCCGAGGCACTGCTTCCCCGTTGGTTGCACAGCCTCGGTCAGCGGGAGCCCGACGTGCGGGTCGGTCTGACCGTCGTCAACTCCGCCGAGGTCGCCCGGATGCTGGTGTCCGATGAGAGCGTCGACATCGGGTTCGTCGAAGGCCCGACGGTGCCGGACGGGCTCGACCACCGCATCGTCGGGCATGACCACCTCGTCGTCGTGGTGGCGCCGCAGCATCTGTGGGCTCGACTCAACCGCCCACTACGGCCAACCGAGCTTGCGCACACACGGCTGGTGGTCCGGGAGGCAGGTTCCGGCACCCGCGAAACACTGGAGTTGGCCCTGCGCGACCTGGACCCGCTGCCGCCCCACCTGGCTCTCGGATCCAACGCCGCCGTCAAGGGGGCCGCCATGACCGGCACCGCGCCCGCAGTGCTCAGCAGGTACGCCGTCGAGATGGAGTTGACCTCCGGCCAACTGGTGACCGTACCGGTGGACGACCTGCCGCTGAGTCGGACGCTGCGGGCGGTCTGGCCGTCTGGTAGGCGCCTCACCGGATCCGCAACGGCCCTGTTGCAGGCGATCGACGCGTCGCTCTTGACCCCAGCCCCGGCCAAACCCAGGCGCGGATAG
- a CDS encoding YeiH family protein, with protein sequence MATKNPTRSDDDRTRARRSSDRLAAVLPGLLVAGAAAAIGFAVNRQIGAASPLVVTIVLGVLLSALGGYRPQFRDGLRLAASTLLRIGIVLLGLQLVVSDIYRLGVGPIVVVLVSVATAFVVTRWVGRRLGMTPARSLLVATGVAICGASAVAAMNQVADGEDDDAVTAVAVVTVLGTLSLAVLPALGLLLGLDEAMFGMWIGASVHEVGQVVAIGGAVGAAALSTAVVVKLFRVVLLAPLVAAVAIGRRSAAQKVDGAKLPPILPWFVAGFLAMVALRTTGWIPGGVITAASTASTLLLAMAMFALGAAVDPRAVARGGRSAVGAGAIGTVVLAATSLVGLALVG encoded by the coding sequence ATGGCAACCAAGAATCCGACCAGGTCGGACGACGACCGTACCCGAGCGCGGCGAAGCTCTGACCGGCTCGCCGCCGTGCTGCCGGGCTTGCTCGTCGCTGGCGCGGCTGCCGCCATCGGGTTCGCCGTGAACCGTCAGATCGGGGCGGCCAGCCCGCTGGTGGTGACGATCGTGCTCGGCGTGTTGCTGAGTGCGCTGGGCGGATACCGGCCGCAGTTCCGGGACGGCCTGCGGCTCGCCGCGTCGACGTTGCTGCGTATCGGAATCGTGCTGCTCGGCCTGCAACTGGTCGTCTCCGACATCTACCGGCTCGGGGTCGGGCCAATCGTGGTGGTGCTCGTGAGCGTCGCCACCGCGTTCGTCGTCACCCGCTGGGTCGGGCGGCGGCTGGGCATGACCCCGGCCCGCTCACTACTCGTCGCGACGGGGGTGGCGATCTGCGGGGCGTCGGCGGTGGCCGCAATGAACCAGGTTGCCGACGGAGAGGACGACGACGCCGTTACGGCGGTCGCCGTGGTCACCGTGCTCGGCACGCTGTCGCTGGCGGTCCTCCCCGCGTTGGGTCTGCTGCTCGGTCTCGACGAGGCCATGTTCGGCATGTGGATCGGGGCGAGCGTGCACGAGGTTGGTCAGGTGGTGGCCATCGGGGGAGCGGTTGGTGCCGCCGCGTTGTCCACCGCGGTGGTGGTGAAGCTGTTCCGTGTGGTGCTCCTCGCGCCGCTGGTCGCCGCGGTCGCGATCGGTCGCCGTTCGGCGGCGCAGAAGGTCGACGGCGCCAAACTTCCGCCGATCCTTCCGTGGTTCGTGGCCGGGTTCCTCGCGATGGTGGCGCTGCGTACCACCGGTTGGATACCGGGCGGAGTGATCACCGCCGCATCCACGGCGAGCACGCTTCTGCTGGCCATGGCCATGTTCGCGCTCGGCGCCGCAGTCGACCCGCGGGCCGTCGCCCGCGGTGGCCGCTCCGCGGTGGGTGCCGGCGCGATCGGTACGGTCGTCCTGGCGGCCACCTCACTCGTCGGCTTGGCCCTGGTGGGCTGA
- a CDS encoding SDR family oxidoreductase encodes MAASRGLGRAAAHALAGSGHDITVCGRTPDLLAEVADELRDYGGVVDAVQADVATPAGVDRVIRSAEQRLGGVDVLVTNAGGPPAGRFLDLSEEQWNAAYQLTLMSTVRALSATLPAMVRSGYGRVVVIGSSSVFAPLEELTLSNAFRPALAGLVSSVAREVAEHGVTINLIAPGRFTTDRVRDLDERRARAAGVEYEQFRQRAQARIPAGRYGHPEELGALVAFLASDAASYLTGQSLLVDGGLVSRTP; translated from the coding sequence ATGGCCGCCAGCCGAGGTCTGGGTCGGGCAGCCGCCCATGCGCTCGCCGGCTCCGGCCACGACATCACGGTGTGTGGCAGGACGCCGGACCTTCTGGCAGAGGTGGCCGACGAACTGCGCGACTACGGCGGCGTGGTGGACGCCGTCCAGGCCGATGTCGCCACCCCAGCCGGCGTGGACCGAGTCATCCGCAGCGCAGAGCAGAGACTCGGTGGCGTGGATGTTCTGGTCACGAACGCGGGCGGCCCGCCAGCTGGCCGCTTCCTCGACCTCAGCGAGGAGCAGTGGAACGCCGCCTACCAGCTGACGCTGATGTCGACGGTCCGCGCGTTGAGCGCCACGCTACCCGCGATGGTCCGTTCCGGGTACGGACGCGTGGTCGTGATCGGCTCATCGAGCGTGTTCGCGCCCCTCGAGGAACTCACACTGTCCAACGCCTTTCGTCCGGCACTGGCCGGGCTTGTTTCAAGTGTCGCCAGAGAAGTGGCAGAACACGGAGTGACCATCAATCTGATCGCTCCCGGTCGATTCACCACCGACCGCGTCCGCGATCTTGACGAACGGCGCGCAAGGGCTGCCGGCGTCGAGTACGAGCAGTTCCGGCAGCGGGCGCAAGCCCGTATCCCGGCTGGCCGATACGGGCACCCGGAAGAGTTGGGCGCGCTGGTGGCGTTCCTGGCCTCCGACGCCGCCAGCTACCTCACAGGCCAGAGCCTGCTCGTCGACGGTGGACTTGTTTCCCGAACTCCGTGA
- a CDS encoding IclR family transcriptional regulator: MERSTLSQSERQDLNLADRLLTIVEAVANSEQPLGVMAIAAATGIDKSAVSRLLKTLAARRWVDKGPEGYVAGAALIQLASKAGVDDIIGRLASRELNVLLQATEETVSFHRVVGSQRICIMGIESPRIMRGRIPLGEAIPLTHGTSGKTILAWVDESLRTRLLAELTPQVRDSITRQLAFIEANGYLSTEHDPNQGVGALAVPVFGPYGIVGSLGIIGPAERWNADQRRKHAQVGLKCAARMAAELGYTGNRYERWAVAELEQTRAKA, from the coding sequence ATGGAGCGATCGACTCTCTCGCAGAGTGAGAGACAAGACCTGAACCTCGCTGATCGGCTACTGACGATCGTCGAGGCCGTCGCGAACAGCGAACAGCCACTGGGAGTCATGGCGATCGCCGCTGCCACCGGGATCGACAAGAGCGCCGTCTCGCGTCTGCTCAAGACCCTCGCCGCCCGGCGTTGGGTTGACAAGGGCCCCGAGGGGTACGTGGCAGGCGCCGCGCTCATCCAGCTCGCATCCAAGGCGGGTGTCGACGACATCATCGGCCGACTCGCCTCCCGCGAACTGAACGTGCTGCTCCAGGCCACCGAAGAGACCGTCAGCTTCCACCGCGTCGTCGGCTCCCAGCGCATCTGCATCATGGGCATCGAGAGTCCACGGATCATGCGCGGACGCATCCCGCTCGGCGAGGCGATCCCGCTCACGCACGGAACGTCCGGCAAGACGATCCTGGCGTGGGTCGACGAGTCGCTGCGGACCCGCCTGCTCGCCGAGCTCACCCCCCAGGTCCGCGACAGCATCACCCGCCAACTCGCGTTCATTGAGGCAAACGGCTACCTGAGCACCGAACACGACCCGAACCAGGGGGTCGGCGCCCTCGCGGTCCCCGTGTTCGGCCCGTACGGCATCGTTGGCTCCCTCGGCATCATCGGACCCGCCGAGCGGTGGAATGCCGACCAGCGTCGCAAGCACGCGCAGGTCGGCCTCAAGTGCGCGGCCCGCATGGCCGCCGAGCTCGGTTACACCGGGAATCGATACGAGCGCTGGGCCGTCGCCGAACTCGAGCAGACGCGGGCCAAGGCATGA
- a CDS encoding HpcH/HpaI aldolase/citrate lyase family protein, whose protein sequence is MSVTVEQPLLITMLMIPGHTPDAADQVALGHADAYILDLEDTVPPEAKHDAVRATGDLLSGDRGGRVVYVRVHPVDAGRLETELDAIVGPSLTGINLPKVESAAEIVALDSCLAVLEEAHGLPIGHTEIMATIETARGVLHMNEIAAASPRLRCLCVGVGDLTRDLGLESQGADLSPAIVAAQIKAVFASAAAGLQPPHDSTHAIEDDVPTLRHRAQATRALGFRGKHALHASHLPIITEIYTTP, encoded by the coding sequence ATGAGCGTCACAGTCGAGCAGCCCCTGCTCATCACGATGCTCATGATCCCCGGGCACACCCCCGACGCTGCCGATCAGGTCGCCCTCGGCCACGCCGACGCCTACATCCTCGATCTCGAGGACACCGTGCCGCCAGAGGCAAAGCACGACGCCGTCCGCGCCACCGGCGACCTTCTCTCCGGTGATCGGGGTGGGCGTGTGGTCTACGTGCGCGTGCATCCCGTCGATGCCGGCCGTCTGGAGACGGAACTCGACGCGATCGTCGGCCCCTCCCTGACCGGGATCAACCTGCCGAAGGTCGAATCCGCCGCCGAGATCGTCGCACTCGACAGTTGCTTGGCCGTGCTGGAGGAGGCCCACGGCCTGCCGATCGGGCATACCGAGATCATGGCCACGATCGAGACCGCGCGCGGTGTGCTGCACATGAACGAGATCGCTGCCGCCTCCCCACGTCTTCGATGCCTGTGCGTGGGGGTTGGCGACCTGACGAGAGACCTCGGCCTTGAGTCGCAGGGCGCCGACCTGTCCCCGGCGATCGTCGCAGCCCAGATCAAGGCCGTCTTCGCCTCTGCTGCGGCCGGCCTTCAGCCACCACACGATTCCACCCATGCCATTGAGGACGACGTGCCCACGCTGCGCCACCGCGCCCAGGCCACCCGCGCCCTCGGATTCAGGGGCAAACACGCCCTGCACGCTTCCCACCTGCCCATCATCACCGAGATCTACACGACTCCCTGA
- a CDS encoding polysaccharide deacetylase family protein — MSLPDRDYVGYGRHQPLGTWPGGARVALNIAVNIEEGSERSWWAGDRQNEGLSEVPRAIDPRYRDLGVESVYEYGSRAGVHRLLRMFDRLGVRMTAFAAAVALERTPEVAQWLNESDHELCSHGYRWAEAWQLKEDDERALIAKAVETFERVMGRRPVGWYSRWMPSLNTRRLLVEEGGFMYDSDSYNDDIPYYVKVNESAHLVVPYTMAYNDTHFAYGQMTSPSDFEEYCTKALDYLLAEDDDVPRMMSVGVHPRLAGQAARASALESFIATAQGRTDVWIATREQIAQWWREQFPPVVTTTGFTSGEFQGG, encoded by the coding sequence ATGAGTTTGCCGGACCGCGACTATGTCGGCTACGGCCGCCATCAGCCCCTGGGCACCTGGCCCGGCGGGGCGCGGGTGGCACTGAACATCGCCGTCAACATCGAAGAGGGCAGCGAACGTTCCTGGTGGGCCGGGGACCGCCAGAACGAGGGGCTCAGCGAGGTGCCCCGCGCGATCGATCCCCGCTATCGCGACCTCGGGGTCGAATCTGTCTACGAGTACGGCAGTCGTGCGGGCGTCCACCGCCTCCTGCGCATGTTCGACCGGCTCGGCGTCCGGATGACGGCGTTCGCGGCCGCCGTTGCGCTCGAACGCACCCCCGAGGTGGCGCAGTGGCTCAACGAGTCTGACCACGAATTGTGCTCGCACGGATACCGGTGGGCTGAGGCGTGGCAGCTGAAGGAGGACGACGAACGCGCGCTCATCGCGAAGGCCGTCGAGACCTTCGAGCGAGTGATGGGGCGACGCCCCGTCGGCTGGTACAGCCGGTGGATGCCGTCGTTGAACACCCGCCGCCTGCTCGTGGAGGAGGGCGGATTCATGTACGACTCCGATTCCTACAACGACGACATCCCCTACTACGTGAAGGTCAACGAGAGCGCGCACCTGGTGGTGCCGTACACGATGGCTTACAACGACACCCATTTCGCCTATGGCCAGATGACCAGCCCGAGCGACTTCGAGGAGTACTGCACGAAGGCGCTGGACTATCTGCTGGCCGAAGATGACGATGTGCCCCGGATGATGTCCGTGGGTGTGCACCCCAGACTCGCCGGCCAGGCCGCCCGTGCCAGCGCGTTGGAGAGTTTCATCGCCACCGCGCAGGGCCGCACCGATGTCTGGATTGCCACCAGGGAACAGATCGCGCAGTGGTGGCGCGAACAATTCCCACCGGTTGTCACCACGACCGGATTCACCTCCGGAGAATTCCAGGGCGGCTGA
- a CDS encoding ABC transporter substrate-binding protein: MASLTMLINHDILSLNPNSRLADGSTPWSVLANIAPGLLRMDEDGTLLPSLATEWSHDEDFRTFRFRLRDGVRLHSGRALTPELVIWNFERFFSGRFDTHFDRDYRGLKAIRADGDHGVVFEFDHPFPDFLYYLAWRTCIVDDVVDQPCGAGPFRLAEWKRGEYVRLEAFEDYYVPGQPAVDEVRVIWAASAEAKLAAIRSGSVDVIENVPMLAAASLAEEGHLEYRTVASTRRAALVLNTQTGPLADLRVRRAVAHALDRAELTRMIFGDNATPLTQSVLSSTPNPAITPYTYDVEATRTLLKEAGIGEGLVLRGVSTKVAPLPKVAAHVTEALAELGITLDVRFYDDPPWWPFVYLDTEWHIAFQGMGVRPSLNVALGRDHRSDGPFNASGFADANLDALIDQAARLPEGPARADAQSKAEVALHENVPVIPLYSAQACYGWKPGVRGVTTNALGYLDLSAVTAAGESPDHGTACAPSGVSADVTERQRT; this comes from the coding sequence ATGGCGTCTCTGACCATGCTCATCAACCATGACATTCTCAGCCTGAATCCCAACAGTCGGCTCGCGGATGGTTCCACTCCGTGGAGCGTGCTCGCCAATATCGCCCCCGGACTGCTGCGCATGGACGAGGACGGCACACTGCTGCCCAGCCTCGCCACCGAGTGGAGCCACGACGAGGACTTCCGCACGTTCCGGTTCAGGCTACGCGACGGGGTGCGCCTGCACTCCGGCCGCGCCCTCACCCCCGAGCTTGTGATCTGGAACTTCGAGCGCTTCTTCTCCGGCCGCTTCGACACCCACTTCGACCGTGACTACCGGGGACTCAAAGCCATTCGGGCCGACGGTGACCACGGAGTCGTCTTCGAGTTCGACCACCCTTTCCCGGACTTCCTGTACTACCTGGCCTGGCGTACGTGCATCGTCGATGACGTCGTCGACCAGCCCTGCGGGGCCGGCCCCTTCAGGCTGGCCGAGTGGAAGCGCGGAGAGTACGTCCGCCTCGAGGCGTTCGAGGACTACTACGTGCCCGGCCAACCCGCCGTCGACGAAGTCAGGGTGATCTGGGCCGCCAGCGCCGAAGCCAAGCTGGCCGCGATCCGTAGCGGCAGCGTCGACGTCATCGAGAACGTGCCGATGCTCGCCGCCGCCTCGCTGGCAGAGGAGGGCCACCTGGAGTACCGCACCGTCGCCTCCACCCGCCGCGCCGCCCTCGTCCTGAACACCCAGACGGGCCCGCTCGCGGATCTGCGCGTGCGCAGGGCAGTCGCGCACGCCCTCGACCGGGCTGAACTCACCCGCATGATCTTCGGCGACAACGCGACCCCGCTCACCCAATCGGTGCTCTCCAGCACGCCGAACCCGGCGATCACTCCCTACACCTACGACGTCGAGGCCACCAGGACGCTCCTGAAGGAGGCCGGTATCGGCGAGGGCCTGGTGCTACGGGGCGTGTCCACGAAGGTCGCGCCGCTGCCGAAGGTCGCAGCCCACGTGACTGAGGCACTCGCCGAACTGGGGATCACCCTCGACGTCCGGTTCTACGACGACCCGCCGTGGTGGCCCTTCGTCTACCTCGACACCGAATGGCATATCGCCTTCCAGGGCATGGGGGTGCGGCCCAGCCTGAATGTGGCCCTTGGACGCGACCACCGTTCCGACGGCCCGTTCAACGCATCCGGCTTCGCCGACGCCAACCTCGATGCCCTGATCGACCAGGCGGCCAGGCTCCCCGAGGGGCCGGCGCGCGCCGACGCGCAGTCCAAAGCCGAGGTCGCGCTGCACGAGAACGTCCCGGTCATCCCGCTGTACAGCGCGCAGGCCTGCTACGGGTGGAAGCCGGGCGTACGGGGCGTGACCACGAATGCGCTGGGCTACCTCGACCTGAGCGCCGTCACCGCGGCCGGTGAGAGTCCCGATCATGGCACCGCCTGTGCCCCTTCCGGCGTCAGCGCCGACGTCACCGAAAGGCAGCGAACATGA
- a CDS encoding ABC transporter ATP-binding protein, with translation MSPRHERLLDAPPAAVVARSGQAALAVRNASIAYGPKSPVIVDNVSFDVNQGEAFILIGRSGCGKSTLLRSLAGFQELRSGDILLDGKKTKSPGPDRMMVFQNFDQLLPWRTALQNVEFAVKKSGSKDTTSPRQRALDALEMVHLSAASDKFPSQLSGGMQQRVAIARALAVRPRIVLMDEPFGALDAMTRASLQAELLRLQKEMNMTLVFVTHSIEEAVYLGGRIGLMTPQGTFEGIYTNAFQGQLDSPECAEFAGELRTKLEMSAA, from the coding sequence ATGAGCCCACGACATGAGCGTCTCCTCGACGCCCCTCCTGCGGCCGTCGTAGCCCGGTCGGGGCAGGCCGCCCTCGCGGTGCGAAACGCCTCCATCGCCTACGGGCCCAAGAGCCCCGTGATCGTCGACAACGTCTCCTTCGACGTCAACCAGGGTGAAGCCTTCATCCTGATCGGTCGCTCCGGGTGCGGAAAGTCCACACTGCTGAGATCCCTGGCCGGGTTCCAGGAACTGCGCAGCGGAGACATCCTGCTGGACGGGAAGAAAACGAAATCCCCTGGGCCTGACCGAATGATGGTGTTCCAGAACTTCGACCAGTTGCTCCCCTGGCGTACGGCGTTGCAGAACGTGGAGTTCGCTGTCAAGAAGTCCGGCTCGAAGGACACCACGAGCCCACGCCAGCGCGCCCTCGACGCGCTGGAGATGGTTCACTTGTCGGCCGCATCCGACAAGTTTCCGTCCCAGTTGTCCGGTGGCATGCAGCAGCGCGTCGCGATCGCCCGTGCGCTCGCGGTACGCCCCCGGATCGTGCTCATGGACGAACCATTCGGCGCCCTCGACGCGATGACACGCGCTTCCCTGCAGGCCGAGCTTCTGCGCCTGCAGAAGGAGATGAACATGACCCTCGTGTTCGTCACACACTCGATCGAGGAGGCTGTCTACCTCGGTGGTCGGATCGGATTGATGACGCCGCAGGGCACGTTCGAGGGAATCTACACCAACGCCTTTCAGGGACAGCTGGACAGCCCCGAGTGCGCCGAGTTCGCCGGTGAACTGCGCACGAAGCTGGAGATGAGCGCTGCATGA